The Neobacillus sp. PS3-34 genome has a window encoding:
- the rpsO gene encoding 30S ribosomal protein S15 — MAITQERKNELISEYKTHESDTGSAEVQIAVLTESINNLNEHLRTHKKDHHSRRGLLKMVGKRRNLLTYLRNKDVSRYRELITKLGLRR, encoded by the coding sequence ATGGCAATCACTCAAGAACGTAAGAATGAACTTATCAGTGAGTACAAAACTCACGAAAGCGACACTGGATCTGCAGAAGTTCAAATCGCTGTCCTTACAGAATCAATCAACAACTTGAATGAACACTTACGTACGCACAAGAAAGACCACCACTCACGTCGCGGTCTTCTAAAGATGGTCGGTAAACGCCGTAATCTTTTAACTTACCTACGTAATAAAGACGTTTCACGTTACCGTGAATTAATCACTAAGCTTGGTTTACGTCGATAG
- a CDS encoding YlmC/YmxH family sporulation protein: MRLSELSGKEIVDVKRAERLGILGNTDLEINESTGQIQALLIPSLKWFGFRKQGEEVRVPWQQIKKIGTDMVIVDVTDQTEG, from the coding sequence TTGAGGCTTAGTGAATTGAGCGGGAAGGAAATTGTTGACGTTAAAAGGGCTGAACGCCTTGGAATTCTAGGGAATACGGATTTGGAGATAAATGAAAGCACGGGCCAGATTCAGGCACTTCTTATTCCGTCTCTTAAGTGGTTTGGCTTTCGAAAGCAGGGAGAAGAAGTGAGGGTGCCGTGGCAGCAAATTAAAAAAATTGGCACCGATATGGTGATTGTAGATGTAACAGATCAAACAGAAGGCTAA
- a CDS encoding pitrilysin family protein, which translates to MIKKYTCQNGVRIVLENIPTVRSVAIGVWIGTGSRNEDTQNNGISHFLEHMFFKGTKTRTAREIAESFDSIGGQVNAFTSKEYTCYYAKVLDTHAQFALDVLSDMFFNSTFVEEELKKEKNVVFEEIKMYEDTPDDIVHDLLSRAVYEDHPLGYPILGTEETLETFTGEKLQEYIHERYTPENVVISIAGNISDTFIQEVEKYFGSYEGGKSEREETKPDFHANRITRKKETEQAHLCIGFEGLKVGHEDVYSLIVLNNILGGSMSSRLFQEVREQRGLAYSVFSYHSAYQDSGIVTVYGGTGAKQLDVLFETIQETLDNLKKEGITAKELNNSKEQLKGSLMLSLESTNSRMSRNGKNELLLKRHRSLDEITEQIDQVTKNSVDGLANSIFNDHYSVSIIGQDGELPKNLK; encoded by the coding sequence TTGATTAAGAAATATACATGCCAAAACGGTGTAAGAATTGTACTTGAAAATATTCCAACTGTAAGATCTGTTGCTATTGGTGTTTGGATTGGCACGGGTTCAAGAAATGAAGATACCCAAAATAATGGTATTTCGCATTTTCTGGAGCACATGTTTTTTAAAGGAACCAAGACAAGGACTGCGAGGGAAATTGCAGAGTCATTCGACAGCATTGGAGGACAGGTAAATGCTTTTACATCAAAGGAATACACCTGTTATTACGCAAAGGTATTGGATACACATGCGCAATTTGCTCTTGATGTATTATCCGATATGTTTTTCAATTCCACCTTCGTTGAAGAAGAATTGAAAAAAGAAAAAAATGTTGTTTTCGAAGAAATCAAAATGTATGAAGATACACCGGATGATATTGTCCATGATTTATTAAGCAGAGCGGTTTATGAAGATCACCCGCTTGGATACCCTATTTTGGGAACCGAAGAAACATTGGAAACATTTACAGGTGAAAAGCTGCAGGAGTACATCCATGAAAGATATACCCCGGAAAATGTAGTCATTTCCATTGCCGGAAATATTTCAGATACATTTATTCAGGAAGTCGAAAAATACTTTGGCTCATATGAAGGCGGAAAATCAGAAAGAGAAGAAACAAAACCTGATTTTCACGCCAACCGGATTACAAGAAAGAAAGAAACAGAGCAGGCGCACCTTTGTATCGGATTCGAGGGTTTAAAGGTTGGCCACGAAGATGTATACAGCTTAATCGTCCTGAATAATATCCTCGGAGGCAGCATGAGCAGCCGTTTGTTCCAGGAGGTTCGTGAACAGCGCGGTCTTGCATATTCCGTTTTCTCATATCACTCTGCGTATCAAGACAGCGGGATTGTTACAGTTTACGGCGGCACTGGAGCAAAACAGCTCGATGTGTTGTTTGAAACCATCCAGGAAACATTGGATAACTTGAAGAAGGAAGGCATCACGGCAAAAGAGCTTAACAATAGCAAAGAACAGCTGAAAGGCAGCTTGATGCTGAGCCTTGAAAGCACAAACAGCCGAATGAGCCGAAACGGAAAAAATGAACTATTGCTGAAGCGCCACCGCTCATTAGATGAAATTACCGAACAAATCGACCAGGTAACGAAAAATAGCGTTGACGGACTGGCAAACTCGATTTTCAACGACCATTATTCCGTTTCCATTATTGGGCAGGATGGAGAACTTCCTAAAAACTTAAAATAA
- the rbfA gene encoding 30S ribosome-binding factor RbfA yields the protein MSHRANRVGEQMKKELSDIIGRKIKDPRIGFVTVTDVQVTGDLQQAKVFISVLGGEEQRENTLKGLAKAKGFIRTEIGHRIRLRKTPEIIFEFDESIDYGNRIQTILHKINKDADSKDLDDQE from the coding sequence ATGAGCCATAGAGCAAACCGTGTTGGAGAACAAATGAAAAAAGAACTTAGTGACATTATCGGACGCAAAATCAAAGATCCACGGATCGGATTTGTAACGGTGACTGACGTTCAAGTAACAGGCGATCTTCAGCAGGCAAAAGTTTTCATATCCGTTTTGGGCGGTGAGGAGCAAAGGGAGAATACGTTAAAAGGCCTTGCGAAAGCAAAGGGTTTTATCAGGACAGAAATTGGCCACCGTATTCGTTTGCGTAAAACACCTGAAATCATCTTTGAATTCGATGAATCGATTGATTACGGCAACAGGATCCAAACGATTCTTCACAAGATTAATAAAGATGCTGATTCAAAGGATTTGGATGACCAAGAGTAA
- a CDS encoding polysaccharide deacetylase family protein, with the protein MKKAYIIAVFCVAAWIAVNNPWTNSYTAHLKAEVVPVLKQGDPLYQVIEKNAPKYDVQPSNAKIDQVWKAMPGYNGLRVDVPSSYKNMKKNGQFQEDKLVFEQVKPKVHLKDLPPSPIYRGHPDKPMVSFAINVAWGNEYLSQMLAVLKKHNVSASFFLEGNWVKKNPEVAKMIAEAGHEIGNHSYSHPDLKRMSAERTRQEILKTNEVIEATTEVKCKWFAPPSGSYRDETVKIAADLNMKTIMWTVDTIDWQKPSPETILNRVLGKIGNGSIVLMHPTDSTAKSLDRLITQIEKKNLSIGTISELMNEERIMQNPQK; encoded by the coding sequence ATGAAAAAAGCATATATCATTGCAGTTTTTTGTGTGGCTGCCTGGATTGCAGTCAACAATCCATGGACAAATTCTTATACAGCCCACTTAAAAGCAGAAGTTGTTCCCGTTTTAAAACAGGGTGATCCTTTATATCAAGTTATTGAAAAAAATGCACCGAAATACGATGTACAACCCTCAAATGCAAAAATCGATCAAGTCTGGAAGGCGATGCCCGGATATAACGGCTTAAGGGTGGATGTTCCTTCTTCCTATAAAAATATGAAGAAAAACGGTCAATTTCAGGAAGACAAACTCGTTTTCGAACAGGTGAAACCGAAAGTCCATCTGAAGGATTTGCCACCGTCCCCTATTTATAGAGGGCATCCGGATAAACCAATGGTCAGCTTTGCCATCAATGTGGCCTGGGGGAATGAATACTTATCTCAAATGCTTGCTGTCTTAAAAAAGCATAATGTTTCAGCAAGTTTCTTTCTTGAAGGTAATTGGGTAAAGAAAAATCCGGAGGTTGCCAAAATGATTGCCGAGGCAGGGCATGAGATAGGGAACCACTCCTATTCACATCCCGATTTGAAACGGATGTCTGCTGAACGGACGAGGCAGGAGATTCTAAAAACAAATGAAGTGATCGAAGCAACGACGGAAGTAAAATGCAAATGGTTTGCGCCGCCCAGCGGAAGCTATCGGGACGAAACGGTTAAAATTGCCGCTGATTTAAATATGAAAACAATCATGTGGACAGTTGATACAATTGATTGGCAGAAACCTTCGCCTGAAACCATTTTAAATCGTGTCCTGGGGAAAATCGGCAATGGATCGATTGTGCTTATGCATCCCACGGATTCGACGGCCAAATCGCTGGATAGACTTATCACTCAAATTGAAAAAAAGAATTTATCAATTGGTACGATTTCAGAATTAATGAACGAAGAAAGAATCATGCAAAATCCGCAGAAATAA
- the dapA gene encoding 4-hydroxy-tetrahydrodipicolinate synthase gives MVNFGRVSTAMVTPFDKKGHIDFAKTTQLINHLIENGTDSLVVAGTTGESPTLSKEEKLALFDHVVKAVDKRIPVIAGTGSNDTYASIELTKKAEQLGVDAVLVVAPYYNKPNQEGLYQHFKAVAEATSLPVMLYNVPGRTVANLLPQTVIRLSEISNIVAVKEASGDLNAMTHIIANTPDDFLLYSGDDGITVPVLSIGGTGIVSVASHVIGNEMQDMINAFLNRDLETAAKLHQKLLPIMEGMFAAPSPAPVKTALQLKGLDVGSVRLPLVPLTEHERATLAALINL, from the coding sequence ATGGTTAATTTCGGACGAGTTTCTACCGCGATGGTTACCCCTTTTGATAAAAAAGGGCATATCGATTTTGCCAAAACGACGCAGCTGATCAATCATTTAATCGAAAATGGAACGGACTCGCTTGTTGTCGCTGGGACAACTGGAGAATCTCCTACTCTTTCGAAGGAAGAAAAATTGGCTTTATTTGACCACGTCGTTAAAGCAGTCGATAAAAGAATTCCCGTCATTGCCGGTACAGGAAGCAATGATACTTACGCATCCATCGAATTGACAAAGAAGGCAGAACAATTAGGTGTTGACGCTGTCCTTGTTGTTGCCCCTTATTATAATAAACCGAATCAGGAAGGCCTTTACCAGCATTTTAAAGCGGTGGCTGAAGCTACTTCTCTGCCTGTTATGCTGTATAATGTCCCAGGCAGGACAGTAGCCAATCTTCTCCCGCAAACGGTTATTCGCCTTTCTGAAATTTCAAACATCGTCGCTGTAAAAGAAGCAAGCGGCGACTTAAATGCCATGACACATATCATCGCCAACACTCCTGACGATTTCCTTCTATACAGCGGTGATGATGGCATTACTGTACCTGTATTATCGATTGGAGGTACTGGAATTGTGTCTGTTGCATCCCATGTGATCGGAAATGAAATGCAGGATATGATTAACGCATTTTTGAACAGGGATCTTGAAACGGCAGCAAAGCTTCATCAAAAGCTGCTTCCAATCATGGAAGGGATGTTTGCTGCTCCAAGTCCGGCTCCGGTAAAAACCGCCCTGCAGCTAAAAGGCCTTGATGTGGGGTCAGTAAGGCTTCCGCTCGTTCCATTAACAGAACACGAAAGAGCCACACTGGCAGCACTAATAAATTTATAA
- the rnpM gene encoding RNase P modulator RnpM, whose translation MRKCVATGEMKPKKELVRIVRSKEGEVSVDLTGKKSGRGAYLSKDKEAVLLARKKNTLSNHLQTQIDDTVYEELLELIEKEKRQT comes from the coding sequence ATGCGCAAATGTGTGGCAACCGGTGAAATGAAGCCGAAAAAAGAACTCGTTCGCATCGTTCGCTCAAAAGAAGGGGAAGTATCTGTAGACCTGACCGGGAAAAAGTCAGGCAGGGGTGCTTACCTGTCAAAGGACAAGGAAGCTGTCCTTTTAGCCAGGAAAAAAAACACCTTATCTAATCATCTGCAAACTCAAATTGATGATACTGTATATGAAGAGCTCCTGGAGCTCATAGAGAAGGAGAAACGACAAACCTGA
- the asd gene encoding aspartate-semialdehyde dehydrogenase yields the protein MNEQNGFHVAVVGATGAVGQQMIETLMKRNFPIKKLTLLSSARSAGKTKVINGHEYTLQEAKPESFEGIDIALFSAGGSVSLELAPEAVKRGAIVVDNTSAFRMGENIPLVVPEVNEKDLHSHNGIIANPNCSTIQMVVALEPIRKKYGLKKIIVSTYQAVSGAGAVAIEELREQTKAIINGEEAKANILPVKGDKNHYQIAFNAIPQIDKFQENGFTYEEMKMINETKKIMHMPELAVSATCVRLPVETGHSESVYFEVEAEGVSAEEIKALLREAPGVVLQDDPANQVYPMPANCVGSNDVFVGRIRKDLDEDHGFHMWVVSDNLLKGAAWNSVQIAESLINLGIIK from the coding sequence ATGAATGAACAAAATGGATTTCATGTAGCTGTAGTCGGTGCAACTGGTGCTGTAGGGCAACAAATGATCGAAACCTTGATGAAACGAAATTTCCCAATCAAAAAATTGACTTTGCTTTCCTCTGCCCGTTCAGCAGGGAAAACAAAAGTAATAAATGGACACGAATATACACTGCAGGAAGCAAAGCCAGAGAGCTTTGAAGGTATTGATATTGCGTTATTCAGCGCAGGCGGCAGCGTCTCCCTGGAACTTGCGCCTGAAGCTGTAAAACGCGGTGCCATAGTTGTAGATAATACAAGCGCATTCCGTATGGGAGAAAATATTCCTCTTGTTGTGCCTGAGGTCAATGAAAAGGACCTGCACAGCCATAACGGCATTATTGCCAATCCGAATTGCTCAACAATCCAAATGGTTGTTGCTCTTGAACCGATTCGAAAGAAGTATGGCCTAAAGAAAATCATTGTATCTACCTATCAGGCAGTATCCGGGGCTGGTGCAGTGGCCATTGAAGAATTAAGGGAACAGACAAAAGCGATTATTAACGGGGAAGAAGCAAAAGCAAACATCCTTCCTGTAAAAGGTGATAAAAACCATTATCAGATTGCTTTCAATGCAATTCCACAAATCGATAAGTTTCAGGAAAATGGTTTTACTTATGAAGAAATGAAAATGATAAATGAAACGAAAAAAATCATGCACATGCCGGAACTTGCTGTCTCGGCTACATGTGTACGACTTCCTGTCGAGACAGGCCATTCAGAGTCTGTTTACTTTGAGGTGGAAGCTGAAGGAGTAAGTGCAGAGGAAATTAAGGCTCTTTTACGAGAAGCTCCAGGAGTAGTGCTTCAGGATGACCCTGCAAATCAGGTTTATCCAATGCCAGCAAACTGTGTCGGTTCAAATGATGTATTCGTTGGACGCATCCGAAAGGACCTTGATGAGGACCACGGCTTCCATATGTGGGTTGTTTCAGACAACCTGCTAAAAGGGGCTGCCTGGAACTCTGTTCAGATAGCCGAAAGCCTTATCAATCTTGGCATAATAAAATAA
- a CDS encoding DUF503 family protein, whose protein sequence is MIIGLAECECMVYDAHSLKDKRAVLQRIITRLKTRYNLSVSEVGYQDVWQRTKIAIVCVASSKVPVERELQNALKLIDSFPEIERTITEIDWL, encoded by the coding sequence ATGATCATCGGACTTGCCGAATGTGAGTGCATGGTCTACGACGCCCATTCATTGAAAGACAAGCGGGCCGTCTTACAGCGGATTATCACCCGTTTGAAAACCAGGTATAATCTTTCGGTTTCGGAGGTAGGCTATCAGGACGTATGGCAACGCACCAAAATTGCCATCGTCTGTGTTGCCTCATCAAAGGTCCCGGTTGAAAGGGAATTGCAAAATGCCCTTAAATTGATTGACTCTTTTCCCGAGATAGAAAGAACCATCACCGAAATAGACTGGCTTTAA
- the dapG gene encoding aspartate kinase produces MKIIVQKFGGTSVRDEQSRKHALRHIQKALSEGYKAVVVVSAMGRKGDPYATDTLLSLIGGNLSKISKREQDLLLSCGEAISSVAFTNMLLENGLKAASLTGAQAGFRTNNDHGNAKIMEMKCDRLLRELEHNDVVVVAGFQGAAKNGDVTTIGRGGSDTSAAALGAALNAEWIDIFTDVEGIMTADPRIAENARPLSIVTYTEVCNMAYQGAKVIHPRAVEIAMQSKIPIRIRSTYSDSLGTLVTTLNKENRGSDIKERPVTGIAHLSNVTQIKVYAKKDQYDLQAEVFKAMANEKISVDFINISPSGVVYTVTEEMTDRALDILKQLGHEPSVERNCAKVSVVGAGMAGMPGVASKIVVALSEQGVRILQSADSHTTIWVLVKQTDLVSSVNALHDAFELEKEKFEYEKTDL; encoded by the coding sequence ATGAAAATTATCGTTCAGAAATTTGGCGGAACATCAGTGAGAGACGAACAAAGCCGGAAGCATGCCCTTAGGCATATACAGAAGGCACTATCTGAAGGTTATAAAGCGGTTGTCGTAGTATCTGCTATGGGAAGAAAAGGAGATCCATACGCCACTGACACCTTGCTGTCATTAATTGGGGGGAACCTCAGCAAGATCAGCAAGCGTGAGCAGGATTTACTCCTTTCCTGTGGGGAAGCCATATCCAGTGTCGCCTTTACGAATATGTTATTGGAAAATGGGTTAAAGGCAGCTTCATTAACCGGAGCGCAAGCGGGCTTCAGGACGAATAATGACCATGGTAATGCGAAAATTATGGAAATGAAGTGCGACCGCCTTTTGCGTGAACTTGAACACAATGATGTTGTGGTGGTTGCAGGCTTTCAGGGTGCAGCTAAAAATGGGGATGTTACAACCATTGGCCGTGGCGGAAGCGATACATCTGCAGCAGCATTAGGTGCTGCATTGAATGCCGAATGGATTGATATTTTTACGGATGTCGAGGGAATCATGACCGCGGATCCGAGAATTGCTGAGAATGCACGTCCATTATCAATTGTCACTTATACAGAAGTTTGTAATATGGCCTATCAGGGAGCGAAGGTTATCCATCCGAGGGCTGTTGAAATAGCGATGCAGTCCAAGATTCCGATTCGAATTCGTTCCACCTATTCTGATAGCCTGGGCACGTTGGTTACAACACTGAATAAAGAAAACCGTGGCAGTGATATTAAGGAACGTCCTGTCACTGGTATTGCCCATCTGTCCAATGTAACGCAAATTAAGGTATATGCTAAAAAAGATCAATACGATTTGCAGGCAGAAGTTTTCAAAGCAATGGCAAATGAAAAAATCAGTGTGGATTTTATCAATATTTCGCCAAGCGGTGTTGTCTATACTGTGACGGAAGAAATGACCGACAGAGCGCTCGATATTTTGAAACAGCTTGGACATGAACCTTCTGTTGAGCGGAACTGTGCCAAGGTTTCGGTTGTTGGCGCAGGGATGGCTGGGATGCCAGGGGTTGCATCTAAAATTGTTGTTGCCCTGTCTGAGCAGGGTGTCAGGATTTTGCAATCAGCTGACAGCCATACAACGATATGGGTGCTTGTGAAACAAACGGACCTGGTATCATCCGTAAACGCCCTGCATGATGCATTTGAGCTCGAAAAAGAGAAATTCGAATATGAAAAGACCGACCTATAA
- the dpaA gene encoding dipicolinic acid synthetase subunit A, whose product MLTGMQIAVIGGDARQLEIIRKLTELDAKLSLIGFEQLDHAFTGAVKEKMEEVDFLNMDAILLPVPGTNLEGQIETIFSNEKVYLTEDILLQTPGHCTIYSGISNPFLNGIIKNSKRNLVQLFERDDVAIYNSIPTVEGTIMMAIQHTDFTIHGSNVAVLGLGRVGMSVARTFHALGAKVKVGARKSEHLARITEMGVEPFHLNDVEKEVSSTDILINTIPHLIVSASVLSKLPAHTLIIDLASKPGGTDFRYAEKRGIKALLAPGLPGIVAPKSAGQILANVLSQLLQDELLKRKGKVQ is encoded by the coding sequence ATGCTGACAGGGATGCAAATTGCCGTCATTGGCGGGGATGCCAGACAGCTTGAAATCATCCGTAAGCTGACTGAGTTAGACGCGAAATTATCATTGATAGGTTTCGAGCAGCTTGATCATGCCTTTACGGGTGCTGTAAAGGAAAAAATGGAGGAAGTCGATTTTTTAAATATGGATGCGATTCTGCTGCCGGTGCCAGGCACCAATCTGGAAGGGCAGATAGAAACCATTTTCTCAAATGAGAAGGTTTATTTAACAGAAGATATACTCCTGCAAACACCCGGGCATTGTACGATTTATTCGGGAATCAGCAATCCGTTTTTAAACGGAATCATAAAGAATTCTAAACGGAATCTTGTCCAGTTATTCGAGAGGGATGATGTGGCCATTTACAATTCGATTCCAACAGTTGAAGGAACGATTATGATGGCAATCCAGCATACGGATTTTACAATTCATGGATCGAATGTAGCTGTATTGGGGCTTGGCAGAGTCGGAATGAGCGTGGCCAGGACCTTCCATGCACTGGGAGCCAAAGTGAAGGTGGGAGCAAGAAAAAGTGAGCACCTGGCACGAATTACGGAAATGGGAGTTGAACCTTTTCATTTGAATGATGTTGAAAAGGAAGTAAGCAGCACAGATATTTTAATCAATACAATACCGCATTTAATCGTCAGTGCGTCAGTTCTATCAAAATTGCCCGCCCATACGTTAATAATCGACCTCGCATCAAAACCGGGAGGGACGGATTTCCGCTATGCAGAAAAGAGGGGAATCAAAGCCTTGCTAGCGCCCGGCCTTCCAGGGATTGTCGCACCAAAATCAGCGGGGCAAATACTGGCAAATGTTCTTTCTCAATTGCTTCAGGATGAGCTGTTAAAAAGAAAGGGGAAAGTCCAATGA
- the ribF gene encoding bifunctional riboflavin kinase/FAD synthetase: MEIIRLNFPHGLNINELPPIAMALGYFDGVHLGHQRVILEAKKEAEQKGIKSAVMTFDPHPSVVLGKKVQHVEYITPLEEKIRIIGSMGIDYLFVVHFTTEFANLLPQEFIDQYIIGLNVKHVIAGFDYSYGRMGKGTMETMPFHSRNEFSYTIVPKLTKGEEKISSTLIREVIKSGRMEELPPLLGRFYSTSGIVIHGDKRGRTIGFPTANIDMSEEYIIPPLGVYAVKVFVNGAWHEGVCNIGHKPTFKNEQESKPSVEVHLFQFDSEIYGYEVKVEWHIYLRKEQKFSGIQELVAQIERDKHSAIDYFKGKVHN, from the coding sequence GTGGAAATAATTAGGTTAAACTTTCCCCATGGATTAAATATAAATGAATTGCCGCCAATTGCAATGGCGCTTGGCTATTTTGATGGCGTTCATCTCGGACATCAAAGAGTCATACTGGAAGCGAAAAAGGAAGCTGAGCAGAAGGGGATTAAAAGTGCAGTCATGACATTTGATCCGCATCCTTCGGTTGTTTTAGGGAAAAAGGTGCAGCATGTTGAATACATTACCCCACTAGAGGAAAAAATTCGTATTATCGGATCGATGGGTATCGATTATTTATTTGTGGTCCACTTTACAACCGAGTTTGCCAATTTGCTTCCCCAGGAATTTATTGACCAGTATATAATCGGTTTGAATGTAAAACATGTCATAGCAGGTTTTGATTATTCATATGGGAGAATGGGTAAAGGTACGATGGAAACCATGCCTTTTCACTCGCGAAATGAATTCAGCTATACGATTGTACCGAAGTTAACAAAGGGTGAAGAAAAAATCAGTTCGACACTAATCAGAGAAGTGATAAAAAGCGGAAGAATGGAAGAATTGCCACCATTGCTTGGAAGATTCTATTCAACCTCAGGAATTGTTATTCATGGAGACAAACGCGGAAGGACAATCGGATTTCCAACTGCCAATATAGATATGAGTGAAGAATACATTATTCCACCGCTCGGGGTATATGCTGTCAAAGTGTTTGTTAATGGAGCCTGGCATGAAGGGGTTTGCAATATAGGGCATAAACCTACCTTTAAAAACGAACAAGAAAGCAAGCCTTCTGTAGAAGTACATCTCTTTCAATTTGACAGTGAGATTTATGGATACGAAGTGAAAGTGGAATGGCATATCTATCTTCGGAAGGAGCAAAAGTTCTCAGGAATACAGGAGCTCGTTGCCCAAATCGAGAGGGACAAGCATTCCGCCATCGATTATTTTAAAGGAAAGGTTCACAACTAA
- a CDS encoding YlxQ family RNA-binding protein, producing the protein MKQTQWMSLLGLANRARKIISGEELAVKEIRSGKAKLILLSADASANTTKKITDKCKSYEVPYKLVEDRHLLGQAIGKEARVVVAVMDDGFANKLVTLLD; encoded by the coding sequence ATGAAACAGACTCAGTGGATGTCATTGCTTGGCTTAGCCAATCGGGCACGGAAAATTATATCAGGTGAGGAGCTAGCCGTTAAGGAAATCCGAAGCGGCAAAGCAAAGCTCATTTTATTATCGGCAGATGCATCTGCAAATACGACAAAAAAAATTACAGATAAATGTAAATCCTATGAAGTTCCATATAAATTAGTGGAAGATCGCCATCTTCTTGGTCAAGCGATTGGTAAAGAGGCCCGCGTAGTAGTTGCTGTAATGGATGATGGATTTGCCAATAAGCTGGTGACGTTGCTCGATTAA